CGTCCTCAAACCTCCAGCCGCCCCAGCCTCACCACCGTCACCCCCGGCCGCAGTTGCCGCAGCGACGGCATCACGAGCACGCAGTTCGGGTACGGGGTGACCACCGGCTCGCCGTCGCGCCAGCCGATCACGGTGCCGGCGTCGTCGAACGTTTCCAGGCCGGTGTAGGGGCCCGCGAACCGGAAGTCCATGCTGCTGGCCACCACGGGCTCGGTCACGCGGACCACGCGCTGCGTGGCGGGCCGCGGTTGCAGCCAGCCGGCCGGCAGGTCGGCCTCGTCGACCACGCCCGCGTGGAGCAGGAAGCGGGCAGTGCTGTCGCGCGCCACGTCGACGGCCGAGGTTTCCCAATGCTGGCCGCATTCGATCAGCAGCGCGTTGCGCGGGCTGGCCGGATCGCCAAACCCGGCGTAGTCGCGCATGCGGCGGCCTTCGGGGTGGCCTTCGTCGACGATGATGTCGGCCGGCGCGCCCACGGCGCGCGACAGCGCGATGCCCTTGTCGAGCGGCCCGGAGACAATCAGCGGCCGGCTTTTCTCGTGCATCGAGTGCAGGTCCAGCAGCAGGTCGACCGTGTCGATCACCGGACGCATGGCGCGCGCACGGCGCAGTTCGGACGAATCGCGCGACAGGTCGTCCAGCACCGCCGCGGTCCACACGCGGTTGAAATCCTGGTCGACGAAGCGCGAGGCATCGGGCCGGGCTGCGTCGAACGCGGCGTAGGCATCCACGTTGGCAAACGCCAGCGTCAGCCGGCCCCGGCGCGGCCGCAGGCCGTGGTCCAGCAGGCCGGCCACCGTGATCGCGCCGCAGACCTCGTTGCCGTGCGTCAGTGCGTTGATCATCACATGCGGGCCGGGCGCGCCACTGTCGAACGTGTGGACGTAGGCGATGCCCGTGCTGCCATCGGCATAGGGGCGGATGTCCGGAAAGGCGACCTCGACCGGATAGGCGTCGAGCGGGGGCGTGGTTGGC
This sequence is a window from Cupriavidus pauculus. Protein-coding genes within it:
- a CDS encoding M14 family metallopeptidase, producing the protein MTPTTPPLDAYPVEVAFPDIRPYADGSTGIAYVHTFDSGAPGPHVMINALTHGNEVCGAITVAGLLDHGLRPRRGRLTLAFANVDAYAAFDAARPDASRFVDQDFNRVWTAAVLDDLSRDSSELRRARAMRPVIDTVDLLLDLHSMHEKSRPLIVSGPLDKGIALSRAVGAPADIIVDEGHPEGRRMRDYAGFGDPASPRNALLIECGQHWETSAVDVARDSTARFLLHAGVVDEADLPAGWLQPRPATQRVVRVTEPVVASSMDFRFAGPYTGLETFDDAGTVIGWRDGEPVVTPYPNCVLVMPSLRQLRPGVTVVRLGRLEV